From one Malus sylvestris chromosome 1, drMalSylv7.2, whole genome shotgun sequence genomic stretch:
- the LOC126632548 gene encoding protein SOSEKI 2 yields the protein MDVRFRRPTITRELRESSTDRAEVMQQPPRAIKKLQVVYYLSRNGHLEHPHYMEITHLANHPLRLRDVMDRLTALRGKGMPALYSWSCKRSYKSGYVWNDLAENDIIYPAEGAEYVLKGSELVEGCSAERLDQLQMSSNQQMMQQQDSNFGSKRRSPLAPTRSRGHDHHHREADKYREEEGQDQDSEDEQEEQELVDYEDEKTSYTSSTTPHSRCSRGVSTDELEDPPQTRKSPTVSTHPESSPPPPPTPTPSVNNIASNQPSQRTNLSTWFEDGDPVVVSDSKSSALQSKNSVLLQLIACGSSAVSKAKNAPCVSLKQHTTATDHVKKSSESFRKEVVYKAAVKVAVAAEEDMIKCMSENPRFGNLQAEEKEYFSGSIVDAMKDQDRVLAEPRPGLKRSNSYNEERSTKAGFVSETVEEEKKEKAAVKGKCIPRKLYSSAASKQSKK from the exons ATGGATGTTCGTTTCAGAAGACCTACCATCACCAGAGAATTGAGAGAAAGCAGCACAGACAGAGCCGAAGTTATGCAGCAGCCACCAAGAGCCATAAAAAAACTTCAAGTTGTCTACTATCTCTCAAGAAATGGCCATCTCGAGCATCCTCATTACATGGAAATCACCCACTTGGCCAATCACCCGCTTCGTTTGAGAG ATGTAATGGATCGGCTGACTGCTCTTAGAGGCAAAGGCATGCCCGCCTTGTACTCTTGGTCTTGCAAAAG gAGCTACAAAAGTGGTTATGTGTGGAACGATTTAGCCGAAAACGATATAATTTATCCAGCAGAAGGAGCTGAGTATGTACTCAAGGGATCAGAGCTAGTTGAAGGCTGCTCTGCAG AAAGATTAGATCAACTGCAAATGAGTAGCAACCAACAGATGATGCAGCAGCAAGACTCAAACTTTGGGTCCAAAAGGAGATCTCCACTCGCTCCGACTCGAAGCAGAGGACATGATCATCATCATCGAGAAGCAGACAAGTATCGGGAGGAGGAGGGTCAAGACCAAGACTCTGAGGACgaacaagaagaacaagaactGGTGGACTATGAGGATGAgaaaacaagctacaccagctCCACCACCCCCCATTCTCGCTGCTCCAGAGGGGTCTCCACAGACGAACTAGAAGACCCTCCACAAACCCGCAAAAGCCCGACTGTGTCAACTCACCCCGAGTCATCACCGCCTCCTCCTCCAACTCCAACCCCATCAGTTAATAATATAGCATCAAATCAGCCCAGCCAGCGCACCAATCTGTCCACATGGTTCGAGGACGGCGACCCAGTTGTGGTTTCGGATTCCAAGTCCTCAGCACTGCAGAGCAAGAACTCTGTTTTGCTTCAGCTCATAGCTTGCGGGAGCTCAGCAGTATCCAAAGCAAAAAATGCACCATGTGTGAGTCTGAAGCAACACACAACAGCGACAGATCATGTGAAGAAGAGCAGCGAGAGCTTCCGGAAAGAGGTTGTGTATAAGGCTGCAGTGAAGGTGGCGGTGGCCGCGGAGGAGGACATGATTAAATGCATGTCTGAGAATCCAAGGTTTGGGAATTTACAGGCAGAGGAGAAAGAGTATTTTAGTGGGAGTATTGTGGACGCCATGAAAGACCAAGATCGAGTTTTGGCTGAACCTAGGCCTGGGCTTAAAAGATCAAATTCCTACAACGAAGAAAG GAGCACCAAGGCTGGGTTTGTTTCAGAAACTgtagaagaagagaagaaagagaaagcagcGGTGAAAGGGAAGTGCATTCCTCGTAAACTATATTCTTCTGCTGCatcaaaacaaagcaaaaaatgA